The genomic region ATGCGTGCCGACATGGCAGCCTACGATGCCGATCCGAACAACTACACCCAGTCCCTGGGCTGCTGGCACGGCTTTATCGGCCAGCAGAAGATGATCTCGATCAAGAAGCATTTCGGCACTACCAAGGGCAAATACCTTTATCTGTCCGGCTGGATGGTCGCTGCGCTGCGCTCTGAATTCGGCCCGCTGCCCGACCAGTCCATGCACGAAAAAACCTCCGTGCCGGCGCTGATCGAGGAACTCTATACCTTCCTGCGCCAGGCCGATGCCCGCGAACTGGGCGGTCTTTATCGCGATTTGGATGGCGCCCGGTCAGCCGGCGATGGTGCAAGGGAAGCCGAAATCACCGCGGCAATCGAGAACCACGAGACCCATGTGGTGCCGATCATCGCCGATATTGATGCCGGTTTCGGCAATGCCGAGGCGACCTATCTTCTGGCCAGGAAGATGATCGAGGCCGGCGCCTGCGCCCTGCAGATCGAAAACCAGGTCTCCGATGAAAAACAGTGCGGCCACCAGGATGGCAAGGTCACCGTTCCCCACGAGGTCTTCCTCGCCAAGGTGCGCGCCTGCCGGTATGCCTTCATGGAACTGGGCGTTGAGGACGGCATCATCGTCACCCGCACCGATTCCCTTGGCGCGGGCCTGACCCAGCAGCTTGCCTATTCCAATGAGCCGGGCGATCTGGGCGACCAGTACAATTCCTTCCTCGACTGTGAGGAAGTGACCGCGGACGAGCTTGCATCCTCCGATGTCGTCATCAAGCGCGACGGCAAGCTGTTGCGGCCCAGGCGGCTGGCCTCCAACCTCTACCAGTTCAAGCCGGACACCGGTGAGGACCGCTGCGTGCTCGACTGCATCACCTCGCTGCAGCATGGCGCCGACCTGCTCTGGATCGAGACCGAAAAGCCGCATATCGGCCAGATCGGCGGCATGGTTTCGCGCATCCGCGAAGTCATCCCCAACGCCAAGCTGGTCTACAACAATTCGCCGTCCTTCAACTGGACGCTGAATTTCCGCCAGCAGGTCTATGATGCCTGGAAAGAAGAGGGCAGGGACGTATCGGCCTATGACCGGGCAACCCTGATGAGCCAGACCTACGATGCGTCGGAACTGGCCGCAGAAGCCGATGAACGCATCCGCACCTTCCAGGCGGACGCTGCGCGCGAGGCCGGCATCTTCCACCATCTGATTACGCTTCCGACCTATCACACGGCGGCGCTGTCGACGGACAATCTTTCCAAGCGCTATTTCGGCGAGGACGGCATGCTGGGCTATGTCAAGAACGTTCAGCGCGAGGAAATCCGCCAGGGTATTGCCTGCGTCAAGCACCAGAACATGGCAGGCTCCGACATTGGCGATGATCACAAGGAGTATTTTGCCGGCGAAGCGGCGCTCAAAGCGGCTGGTGAAGACAACACCATGAACCAGTTCTCGGAAGTGTGAACCAAAAGGCAGATACCGGCATATCCTTCGGTCAACTGGCAGGCGGGGCGCAAAGCCCCGCCTTTTTTGCGAGTCGGTACAGCACGGTCACCATGACGGCTTGCAAGCCGTCATTATGCTATCTCGGCAGCTTAAACCTGATTCTTCTCTGCAGTATTTTCCCCCAACCGATTCAACCCATTGGTAAATCGCTTTTGCGGGCGAAAGGCCTGTTGCAGGCCAATTGCAGCCCTGTTGCAGGCCAATTGCAACCCTGTTGCAGGCCAATTGCAACCCTGTTGCAGGATTGTAATTCATCGTGACTGGCCAAAAAAAGCATAGCTGTTTACGTAAAGGTCATATTCTGCTGTCAGGCTCTTTTTCAGGTATCGCGCATAAGGGTATCGCGTATGATGTATCCATCGGAGTGCAGGCGGGAACGTTTCGCCGATACCGCCGTACACCTGGTGAGCCTTCTCGGCGTTTTTGCAGGCTCCGTCCTGCTATTGGTCAATGCCGCCACCCGTCTTGACTGGGCCGTTGTCATCGCCTGTACCGTCTATTGCCTGACCATGCTGTTTTCCTTCGGCGTTTCGGCCGGTTATCACCTGTTGCCCTGGCATTACTGGCGCAGGGCATGGCGCCGGGTTGATCATGCCGCCATTTATGCACTGATCGCCGGTACGTTTACCCCGCTGCTGGTGCTGCTCGGCGGGTTCTGGTGTCTTGCCGTGCTGGCGATCGTCTGGCTGCTTGCCGTTCCCGCCATGATCTACAAACTCGTGGCGCCCAAGCTGGAACCGCGCTGGTCGCTCGCCTCTTATCTGGCAATCGGATGGATCGGCCTGCTGGCGCTGCCGGAAATGGGGGCAAGACTGCCCTGGCCGGCGCTGGCCGCCATCGTGGCGGGCGGGCTGGTCTATTCCTTCGGAACGATATTCTATGCCAGGACGTTCCAGGCCTACCGTTATGCCATCTGGCACGGTTTCGTGCTCGGCGGCACGGCGCTGTTTTATTCTGCCATCTGGGTGAGCGCCTTTTCGGCCTGAACTTCCGCGCCCCCGTTCGCCGGTTCGACATAAAGACCTATTCGCAGAACCGTTCGGTCAAATAAGCCCAGTCACGGCGGGAAACCGCATTGCGATGGGCCACCATCCAGTAGGTTTCCTGCGGCGTCAGAACATGGCTTGAAAGACGCACCAGGCTGCCGCCGTCAAGCGCCTGCCTGCAAAGGGGCAGGGAAGCAAGCAGCACCCCTGCGCCTGCCTCAGCAGCGGCAAGGGCGGCGGCAAGGCTGTCAAACCGGATCAATGGCACCGGCACGGCGCTGTCACCGGTCTGGCGCACCCATTCCTGCCAGCCGGCACGCGGTCCTGAAAGGGCGATGCGCGGCAGATCCTGCCAGTTGCTGGCAGCCTTCGCCAGCCCTGGCGCACAGACGGGGCTGAGCGCTTCGCTGAACAGCCGGCGCTTGTAATGTTCGGGCCGGTTGCCGCCTCCATAACGGATTTTGACCTGTCCTTTTGCCTGCTCGCCCTGCGGTTCGAGAACCAGGGTGGAAAAGGCCAGCTCCGGTGCAAAGTCGCCACCGGCAGCCTCCAGCCGCGGTGCCAGCCACAGTTCGATCACCGATGCACTGGCTGAGACCGTAATCCGGCTTTGCCGCGTGCCGAACAGTTCCTCGCTGCTTTCCCGCAGGGTGGCCAGCGCAGCGCTTACATAGGGAAGCCACGCCTCGCCCTCGACCGTCAGCGCCACCCCCCGCGCCTGCCGCA from Salaquimonas pukyongi harbors:
- a CDS encoding isocitrate lyase; this translates as MTAHQPNPAGPNHGAGSYAKAIAEAKSFIDSQGKTWSGIDAESVARMRLQNKFKTGLDIAKYTAAIMRADMAAYDADPNNYTQSLGCWHGFIGQQKMISIKKHFGTTKGKYLYLSGWMVAALRSEFGPLPDQSMHEKTSVPALIEELYTFLRQADARELGGLYRDLDGARSAGDGAREAEITAAIENHETHVVPIIADIDAGFGNAEATYLLARKMIEAGACALQIENQVSDEKQCGHQDGKVTVPHEVFLAKVRACRYAFMELGVEDGIIVTRTDSLGAGLTQQLAYSNEPGDLGDQYNSFLDCEEVTADELASSDVVIKRDGKLLRPRRLASNLYQFKPDTGEDRCVLDCITSLQHGADLLWIETEKPHIGQIGGMVSRIREVIPNAKLVYNNSPSFNWTLNFRQQVYDAWKEEGRDVSAYDRATLMSQTYDASELAAEADERIRTFQADAAREAGIFHHLITLPTYHTAALSTDNLSKRYFGEDGMLGYVKNVQREEIRQGIACVKHQNMAGSDIGDDHKEYFAGEAALKAAGEDNTMNQFSEV
- the trhA gene encoding PAQR family membrane homeostasis protein TrhA, which codes for MMYPSECRRERFADTAVHLVSLLGVFAGSVLLLVNAATRLDWAVVIACTVYCLTMLFSFGVSAGYHLLPWHYWRRAWRRVDHAAIYALIAGTFTPLLVLLGGFWCLAVLAIVWLLAVPAMIYKLVAPKLEPRWSLASYLAIGWIGLLALPEMGARLPWPALAAIVAGGLVYSFGTIFYARTFQAYRYAIWHGFVLGGTALFYSAIWVSAFSA
- a CDS encoding LysR family transcriptional regulator, whose translation is MADTTLANLPLEWIRAYEAAGRTGSFTAAARETGLTQAAISQRILNLEGRLGAQLFVRQARGVALTVEGEAWLPYVSAALATLRESSEELFGTRQSRITVSASASVIELWLAPRLEAAGGDFAPELAFSTLVLEPQGEQAKGQVKIRYGGGNRPEHYKRRLFSEALSPVCAPGLAKAASNWQDLPRIALSGPRAGWQEWVRQTGDSAVPVPLIRFDSLAAALAAAEAGAGVLLASLPLCRQALDGGSLVRLSSHVLTPQETYWMVAHRNAVSRRDWAYLTERFCE